A stretch of Anaeromyxobacter dehalogenans 2CP-1 DNA encodes these proteins:
- a CDS encoding cupin domain-containing protein, translating to MAKDDLLPPAVSHRFVELLGYAEHGIASRVLAKKGTSNVTLFAFDAGQGLTEHTSPFDALVVVLEGALTLTIGGEPVEAPAGSLTRMPANVPHAVDAVSRTRMLLVMLRDPK from the coding sequence ATGGCCAAGGACGACCTGCTGCCGCCCGCCGTGTCGCACCGCTTCGTCGAGCTGCTCGGCTACGCCGAGCACGGCATCGCCAGCCGCGTGCTCGCCAAGAAGGGGACGAGCAACGTCACGCTGTTCGCGTTCGACGCGGGGCAGGGGCTCACCGAGCACACCTCGCCGTTCGACGCCCTGGTGGTCGTGCTGGAGGGCGCCCTGACCCTCACGATCGGCGGGGAGCCGGTCGAGGCGCCGGCGGGCAGCCTCACGCGCATGCCGGCGAACGTGCCGCACGCGGTGGACGCCGTCTCGCGCACGCGGATGCTGCTGGTGATGCTGCGCGATCCGAAGTGA
- a CDS encoding cupin domain-containing protein: MTHEPNHPDGTDHLPWAEVSPGFSLKLLRGSADGDTRALLLRLEPGTLVPRHRHEDEVHALNLAGHRKLLDTGEVVGPGGYVYEPPGNVDSWMAVGDEPVVVFVTVRGAMETLDPQGGVAERSTTAGIAAFYRGVLAGRGADR; the protein is encoded by the coding sequence ATGACCCACGAACCGAACCACCCGGACGGAACCGATCACCTGCCCTGGGCCGAGGTGTCGCCCGGCTTCTCCCTGAAGCTCCTGCGCGGCTCGGCGGACGGCGACACGCGCGCGCTGCTGCTCCGCCTGGAGCCCGGCACCCTGGTCCCGCGGCACCGGCACGAGGACGAGGTCCACGCGCTCAACCTGGCAGGCCACCGGAAGCTGCTCGACACCGGCGAGGTGGTCGGCCCCGGCGGCTACGTGTACGAGCCGCCCGGGAACGTGGACAGCTGGATGGCGGTGGGCGACGAGCCGGTGGTCGTCTTCGTGACCGTGCGCGGCGCCATGGAGACGCTCGACCCGCAGGGCGGGGTGGCCGAGCGGAGCACCACGGCCGGCATCGCGGCCTTCTACCGCGGCGTGCTCGCCGGGCGCGGAGCCGACCGATGA
- a CDS encoding amidohydrolase family protein — protein sequence MPLTRRSRIAAVTLATVAAASLGAASLQGGSRAAVRDITVHEGTNVAVTASPDGRDLVLDLQGVLWSLPRGGGEARRLTDGLLEPARPDYSPRGDLVAFQAYAGGTFHIWTMRPDGTDVRQLTSGHGDDREPRFSPDGTRIAFSSDRAFQGSYDVWVADVATGALTRWTEAPADEFEPAWTPDGGEIAFVSGAGSTGTAIEAVDAAGTRRTLATAPAGARLSSPSISPDGAHLAWIQFAANRSRLVVDGAPASPFEDVFPFPAHWLSPRTLLYTADGGIRVTDLDAGTSEQVAFQATFRLVRPAWERKRFDFDRTAPRRALGIVAPALSPDGTRVVFQALNRLWLMDVGGAPRPLTEGPYYAQDPAWSRDGTRIAYASDKGGTADLYVLDVVTGAEQRVTSLPGAEVAPAWSPDGGRLAFQDQAGATHVLDLATGAVRQVVAPLFAPGRPTWSADGRTLALAALKPYTRRFREGTSQILTVDVESGATRYQEAAPFESLSTRGDDGPVWSPDGTALAFVMQSTLWVMPVDASGRAAGPAVRITSEPTDAPTWSGDSRRLLYLSSGTLRMVAREGGAPATVPVELRWRPERPEGTVLVHAGRLWDGRGPEVQHDVDLLVAGNRIRAILPHRADAHARAAAQGQRVVDASGLTAIPGLWESHTHEWISGKFYGARLGRLWLSYGVTSAHSLGDPDYRAVETREAYASGARVGPRFFASGEAIDGERVYYNFMRPTTTDAQLDLELARAKALDYDMVKTYVRMKHEWQAKAVRFAHEEMGVWVGSHYMLPGMSYGMDGQTHVSATTRLGFAYTRSSGGVSYGDVRTLFARSGMFDISTTFNSSLYAEDPAMVDDPRLLALNTPWDQVLLRGKRDRALTTDQTVSLESLRREEETLAAVLRAGGTMLAGTDSPIDNVATALHLNLRAQVKLGGLAPWEALRTATALPARAFGVDADLGTLEAGKLADVVFVRGDPLADVADAANVELVMKNGRLHTVAELMAPFTGGAAASAVAHRRLPAAPGVAVTPARWWHDPEAMVEEDHR from the coding sequence ATGCCGCTCACCCGCCGTTCCCGGATCGCCGCAGTCACACTCGCCACCGTCGCCGCCGCCTCGCTCGGCGCCGCCTCGCTCCAGGGCGGCAGCCGGGCCGCGGTGCGCGACATCACCGTCCACGAAGGGACCAACGTCGCGGTCACCGCCTCCCCCGACGGGCGCGACCTGGTCCTGGATCTCCAGGGCGTGCTCTGGTCGCTGCCGCGCGGCGGCGGGGAGGCGCGGCGCCTCACCGACGGGCTGCTCGAGCCCGCCCGCCCCGACTACTCGCCGCGCGGCGACCTGGTGGCGTTCCAGGCGTACGCGGGCGGGACGTTCCACATCTGGACCATGCGGCCCGACGGCACCGACGTGCGCCAGCTCACCTCGGGCCACGGCGACGACCGCGAGCCGCGCTTCTCGCCGGACGGGACGCGCATCGCGTTCTCCTCCGACCGCGCCTTCCAGGGCAGCTACGACGTGTGGGTGGCCGACGTGGCGACCGGCGCGCTGACGCGCTGGACCGAGGCGCCCGCCGACGAGTTCGAGCCGGCCTGGACGCCGGACGGCGGCGAGATCGCGTTCGTGAGCGGCGCCGGCTCGACCGGCACCGCCATCGAGGCGGTGGACGCGGCCGGCACCCGCCGCACGCTCGCGACCGCGCCCGCCGGCGCGCGCCTGAGCTCTCCGTCGATCTCCCCCGATGGCGCGCACCTCGCCTGGATCCAGTTCGCCGCGAACCGCAGCCGGCTCGTGGTGGACGGCGCGCCCGCCTCGCCGTTCGAGGACGTGTTCCCCTTCCCGGCCCACTGGCTGTCCCCGCGGACGCTCCTCTACACCGCCGACGGCGGCATCCGCGTGACCGATCTCGACGCCGGCACCAGCGAGCAGGTCGCGTTCCAGGCGACGTTCCGGCTGGTGCGCCCGGCCTGGGAGCGCAAGCGCTTCGACTTCGACCGCACCGCGCCGCGCCGGGCGCTCGGCATCGTCGCGCCGGCGCTGTCGCCCGACGGCACGCGGGTGGTGTTCCAGGCGCTGAACCGCCTGTGGCTGATGGACGTGGGCGGGGCGCCCCGCCCGCTCACCGAGGGCCCGTACTACGCGCAGGATCCGGCCTGGTCGCGCGACGGCACCCGCATCGCGTACGCCTCGGACAAGGGCGGCACCGCCGACCTGTACGTGCTCGACGTGGTCACCGGCGCGGAGCAGCGCGTGACCTCGCTGCCCGGCGCGGAGGTGGCGCCGGCGTGGTCGCCGGACGGCGGGCGGCTCGCGTTCCAGGACCAGGCGGGCGCCACGCACGTGCTCGATCTCGCCACCGGCGCGGTGCGCCAGGTGGTGGCGCCGCTGTTCGCACCGGGGCGCCCGACCTGGTCCGCGGACGGGCGCACGCTGGCGCTCGCCGCGCTGAAGCCATACACGCGCCGCTTCCGCGAGGGCACCAGCCAGATCCTCACCGTGGACGTGGAGTCCGGCGCGACGCGCTACCAGGAGGCGGCGCCGTTCGAGTCGCTGAGCACCCGCGGCGACGACGGCCCGGTGTGGTCGCCGGACGGGACCGCGCTCGCGTTCGTGATGCAGAGCACGCTGTGGGTCATGCCGGTGGACGCGTCCGGCCGCGCCGCCGGGCCGGCGGTGCGCATCACCTCCGAGCCCACCGACGCGCCCACCTGGAGCGGCGACTCCCGCCGCCTGCTCTACCTGTCGAGCGGCACGCTGCGGATGGTGGCCCGCGAGGGCGGCGCGCCGGCGACCGTGCCGGTCGAGCTGCGCTGGCGCCCGGAGCGTCCGGAGGGCACCGTGCTGGTGCACGCCGGGCGGCTGTGGGACGGCCGGGGGCCCGAGGTCCAGCACGACGTGGATCTGCTCGTCGCCGGCAACCGGATCCGCGCCATCCTCCCGCACCGCGCCGACGCCCACGCGCGCGCCGCCGCGCAGGGGCAGCGCGTGGTGGACGCGTCGGGGCTCACCGCCATCCCGGGCCTGTGGGAGTCGCACACGCACGAGTGGATCAGCGGCAAGTTCTACGGCGCACGGCTCGGCCGGCTGTGGCTGTCCTACGGCGTGACCTCGGCCCACTCGCTCGGCGATCCGGACTACCGCGCGGTGGAGACGCGCGAGGCCTACGCCTCGGGTGCCCGCGTCGGCCCGCGGTTCTTCGCGAGCGGCGAGGCGATCGACGGCGAGCGCGTCTACTACAACTTCATGCGCCCGACCACGACGGACGCGCAGCTCGACCTCGAGCTCGCGCGCGCCAAGGCGCTCGACTACGACATGGTGAAGACCTACGTCCGGATGAAGCACGAGTGGCAGGCGAAGGCCGTGCGCTTCGCGCACGAGGAGATGGGCGTGTGGGTCGGCTCGCACTACATGCTGCCCGGCATGTCGTACGGGATGGACGGCCAGACGCACGTGAGCGCCACCACCCGCCTCGGCTTCGCCTACACCCGCTCGTCGGGCGGGGTGAGCTACGGCGACGTGCGCACGCTGTTCGCGCGCTCCGGCATGTTCGACATCTCCACCACCTTCAACTCCTCGCTCTACGCCGAGGACCCGGCCATGGTGGACGACCCGCGCCTGCTCGCGCTCAACACGCCGTGGGACCAGGTGCTGCTGCGCGGGAAGCGCGACCGCGCGCTCACCACCGACCAGACCGTCAGCCTGGAGAGCCTGCGCCGGGAGGAGGAGACGCTCGCGGCGGTGCTGCGCGCCGGCGGCACCATGCTCGCCGGGACCGACTCGCCCATCGACAACGTCGCGACCGCGCTGCACCTCAACCTGCGGGCGCAGGTGAAGCTCGGCGGCCTGGCGCCCTGGGAGGCGCTGCGCACCGCCACCGCCCTGCCCGCCCGCGCGTTCGGGGTGGACGCGGACCTCGGGACGCTCGAGGCGGGCAAGCTCGCCGACGTGGTGTTCGTGCGCGGCGATCCGCTGGCCGACGTCGCCGACGCGGCCAACGTGGAGCTGGTGATGAAGAACGGCCGCCTCCACACGGTCGCGGAGCTGATGGCGCCGTTCACCGGCGGTGCCGCGGCGTCCGCCGTCGCGCACCGGCGGCTGCCGGCCGCGCCCGGGGTGGCGGTGACGCCGGCGCGGTGGTGGCACGATCCGGAGGCGATGGTCGAGGAGGACCACCGGTAG
- a CDS encoding ester cyclase has translation MAVDIKQSHRRLFEEAWGKGNLEVFDELCDAGYRSHDPVNGDADLAKSKETCRAYRDAFPDLKPTLLASFTEGDSVTTHWRMTGTHRAALLGIAPTGARCTVEGITIARFRSGKVAEEWTQWDALGLMRQLGVSPTAQPGAEARGPEARPHA, from the coding sequence ATGGCCGTGGACATCAAGCAGTCTCACCGGCGGCTGTTCGAGGAGGCGTGGGGGAAGGGGAACCTCGAGGTGTTCGACGAGCTCTGCGATGCAGGGTACCGGAGCCACGACCCGGTGAACGGCGACGCCGATCTGGCCAAGTCCAAGGAGACGTGCCGCGCGTACCGCGACGCGTTCCCGGACCTGAAGCCCACGCTCCTCGCGTCGTTCACGGAAGGTGACTCGGTCACGACGCACTGGCGCATGACCGGCACCCACCGCGCGGCGCTGCTCGGCATCGCGCCCACCGGAGCGCGCTGCACGGTCGAGGGGATCACCATCGCCCGGTTCCGCTCGGGCAAGGTGGCGGAGGAGTGGACGCAGTGGGACGCGCTCGGGCTGATGCGCCAGCTGGGCGTGTCGCCCACCGCGCAGCCGGGCGCGGAGGCGCGCGGGCCGGAGGCTCGCCCACACGCCTGA
- a CDS encoding DoxX family membrane protein — translation MTGRAARWAIVYARLALAAAFLSAVGSRLGLWGHNDFDAFVRYTAEVNAFLPAALAPFLARAATVAETTLGLALLAGVRLRWVALASAGLLAVFGAAMGISFGPKSPLDYSVFSASAAALLLALAAPAPVPARGEARRAGTPGVEPAAGR, via the coding sequence ATGACCGGCCGCGCGGCCCGCTGGGCCATCGTGTACGCGCGCCTGGCCCTGGCGGCGGCGTTCCTGTCGGCGGTCGGCAGCCGGCTCGGGCTGTGGGGGCACAACGACTTCGACGCGTTCGTGCGCTACACCGCCGAGGTGAACGCGTTCCTGCCCGCGGCGCTCGCGCCGTTCCTGGCGCGCGCGGCGACCGTGGCCGAGACCACGCTCGGCCTCGCGCTCCTCGCCGGCGTGCGGCTGCGCTGGGTGGCGCTCGCCAGCGCCGGCCTGCTGGCGGTGTTCGGCGCCGCCATGGGGATCTCGTTCGGCCCGAAGTCGCCGCTCGACTACTCGGTGTTCTCCGCGTCCGCCGCCGCGCTCCTGCTGGCGCTGGCCGCGCCGGCCCCGGTCCCGGCCCGCGGCGAGGCTCGGCGAGCCGGGACCCCCGGGGTGGAGCCCGCCGCCGGCCGGTGA